One window of Lawsonibacter asaccharolyticus genomic DNA carries:
- a CDS encoding Ktr system potassium uptake protein KtrA, protein MKSVLLIGLGRFGRHMAQKLRELHHEVMAVDRNEERINDALPFVTNAQIGDSTSEQFIASLGVSNFDLCVVAIGDDFQSSLETTALLKEYGAPFVLSRAARDVHAKFLLRNGADDVIYPEKQTASWAAVRYSSDHVFDYIKLTPDHSIYETAVPESWVGRTVVQLAVRQKYRINILAIKRSGTLEPLPGPNHTFQSDETLLILGDDRDIQRFLHV, encoded by the coding sequence ATGAAGTCAGTGCTTTTGATCGGGTTGGGACGGTTCGGCCGCCATATGGCCCAGAAGCTCCGGGAACTGCACCATGAGGTAATGGCGGTGGACCGGAATGAAGAGCGGATCAACGACGCCCTGCCCTTTGTGACCAACGCACAGATCGGGGACAGCACCAGTGAGCAGTTCATTGCATCTCTGGGGGTCAGTAACTTTGACCTGTGCGTGGTAGCGATTGGAGATGACTTTCAGAGCTCCCTGGAGACCACCGCTCTGCTCAAGGAATACGGCGCTCCTTTTGTGCTCTCCCGGGCTGCCCGGGACGTCCACGCCAAATTCCTGCTGCGCAACGGTGCGGACGATGTGATCTATCCGGAGAAGCAGACGGCCTCTTGGGCCGCGGTCCGGTACAGCTCTGACCATGTGTTTGACTACATCAAGCTGACACCGGACCATTCCATCTATGAGACGGCGGTGCCGGAATCCTGGGTAGGAAGGACTGTGGTCCAGCTGGCGGTGAGGCAGAAGTACCGCATCAACATTCTGGCCATCAAGCGCAGCGGCACACTGGAGCCCCTCCCAGGCCCCAATCACACCTTCCAGTCGGATGAGACCCTGCTGATCCTGGGGGATGACCGGGACATCCAGAGATTCCTGCATGTCTGA
- a CDS encoding oxaloacetate decarboxylase alpha subunit has translation MNYNVTVNGKVYSVTVEKTGAAAPAAVAPVAAPVAAAPVAAPAPAAAPAPAAAPAPAAAPATVAAGETAVNSPMPGNIFKVECSVGQAVKAGDVLVVLEAMKMEIEVSAPVDGTVKAVAATVGTAVNTDDLLVTLG, from the coding sequence ATGAACTACAACGTAACTGTAAATGGAAAAGTTTACAGCGTGACTGTGGAAAAGACTGGAGCCGCCGCTCCTGCCGCTGTCGCTCCCGTGGCCGCCCCTGTGGCTGCCGCTCCTGTCGCCGCCCCCGCGCCCGCTGCTGCTCCCGCCCCCGCCGCCGCTCCGGCGCCCGCTGCTGCTCCCGCCACTGTGGCCGCCGGTGAGACGGCTGTCAACAGCCCCATGCCCGGCAATATCTTCAAGGTGGAGTGCTCCGTGGGCCAGGCCGTGAAGGCTGGCGACGTGCTGGTGGTGCTGGAGGCCATGAAGATGGAGATCGAGGTCTCCGCCCCCGTGGACGGCACCGTCAAGGCCGTGGCCGCCACTGTGGGCACCGCTGTCAACACTGACGATCTGCTGGTCACCCTGGGTTAA
- a CDS encoding sodium ion-translocating decarboxylase subunit codes for MEFLKEVIFAIAGGSGFAALDWKTVVMLVIACVLLYMGIGKGFEPLLLVPIAFGMLLANLPITGLFAEPVYDAATHSGTVGFMWVLYQGVQYAIYPSIIFMGIGAMTDFGPLLANPMSLLLGAAAQLGIFAAFLMALVLGFTPAEAAAIGVIGGADGPTAILTASKLAVELLPAIAIAAYSYMALIPMIQPPLMKLMTTKKMRQVKMSQLRVVSKTEKIIFPIAVTIFVVLLIPDTAPLIGMLMLGNLFRECGVTERLSDTAQNALINIVTIPLGLSVGFKATASSFLTVETLSIIALGLTAFLLSTAGGLLLGDLMYVLTGGKVNPLIGSAGVSAVPMAARVSQVVGQKENPSNFLLMHAMGPNVAGVIGSACAAGFMIKVFGG; via the coding sequence ATGGAATTTCTGAAAGAAGTCATTTTTGCGATTGCTGGCGGTTCTGGCTTTGCCGCTCTGGACTGGAAGACCGTGGTCATGCTCGTCATTGCCTGTGTCCTGCTGTACATGGGTATCGGCAAGGGCTTTGAGCCCCTGCTGCTGGTCCCCATCGCATTCGGTATGCTGCTGGCCAACCTGCCCATTACCGGCTTGTTTGCCGAGCCCGTCTATGATGCCGCTACCCATAGTGGAACAGTAGGCTTTATGTGGGTACTCTATCAGGGTGTCCAATACGCCATTTACCCGTCTATCATCTTTATGGGCATCGGTGCCATGACCGACTTTGGTCCTCTGCTGGCTAACCCCATGTCCCTGCTGCTGGGCGCTGCTGCGCAGCTGGGCATCTTCGCAGCGTTCCTGATGGCGCTGGTCCTGGGCTTTACTCCCGCTGAGGCTGCCGCCATCGGCGTCATTGGCGGCGCAGACGGCCCCACTGCTATCCTGACGGCATCAAAATTGGCGGTAGAGCTGTTGCCGGCTATTGCCATCGCGGCATACTCTTACATGGCCCTGATCCCCATGATCCAGCCCCCGCTGATGAAGCTGATGACCACTAAGAAAATGCGTCAGGTCAAGATGAGTCAGCTGCGTGTGGTCTCCAAAACTGAGAAGATCATCTTCCCCATTGCCGTGACCATCTTCGTAGTGCTGCTGATCCCCGATACTGCACCTCTGATTGGTATGCTCATGCTGGGCAACCTGTTCCGTGAGTGTGGTGTCACGGAGCGTCTGTCTGATACCGCTCAGAACGCTCTGATCAATATCGTGACGATTCCGCTGGGCCTGTCCGTGGGCTTTAAGGCTACGGCCAGCAGCTTCCTGACTGTTGAGACCCTGTCCATTATCGCTCTGGGTCTGACGGCTTTCCTGCTGTCCACTGCTGGCGGCCTGCTGCTGGGCGATTTGATGTATGTTCTGACTGGTGGCAAGGTCAATCCGCTGATCGGCTCTGCCGGCGTGTCCGCCGTGCCTATGGCGGCCCGTGTGTCCCAGGTGGTGGGACAGAAGGAGAACCCCTCCAACTTCCTGCTGATGCACGCTATGGGACCCAATGTGGCTGGCGTCATCGGTTCCGCTTGTGCCGCTGGATTTATGATCAAGGTCTTCGGCGGCTGA
- a CDS encoding (R)-2-hydroxyglutaryl-CoA dehydratase subunit, whose amino-acid sequence MSTEVLLNKFKEYSEHPYRVLSEYKKQGKKVIGMLPYYAPAELVVAAGMVPMGIWGSNKKTIALAKEYCATFYCTIAQLALEMLLDGTLDQLDGVITPTICDTLRPMSQNIRVAMSDKLPCIFLAHPQYRKPAFGLQFTVDQYMHVKSELEKIAGKEITDDDLRAAIKVMNRSRAARRAFVKLASEHCDVISAVSRSAVLRSAWFMEPAVYAEKLEALNAELAQLPAANWKGRKIVTSGIICDNPKLLQIFDDNNIAIAADDVAQESRAFRVDASEEGDPMMALAQQFADQDYDVLLYDEHSSQNRRGEFVAQLAKDSGAQGVVLFMQQFCDPEEMEYPYLKKALDEAGVPHIKLGVDQQMRDFGQASTAIQAFADVL is encoded by the coding sequence ATGAGCACCGAGGTTTTGCTGAACAAGTTCAAGGAGTATTCCGAGCACCCCTACCGTGTGCTGAGCGAGTACAAGAAGCAGGGCAAAAAGGTGATCGGAATGCTGCCCTACTATGCCCCTGCCGAGCTGGTGGTGGCCGCCGGCATGGTGCCCATGGGCATCTGGGGAAGCAACAAGAAGACCATTGCTCTGGCTAAGGAGTACTGCGCCACCTTCTACTGCACCATCGCCCAGCTGGCGCTGGAGATGCTGCTGGACGGCACCCTGGATCAGCTGGACGGCGTCATCACCCCCACCATCTGTGATACCCTGCGGCCCATGAGCCAGAACATCCGCGTGGCCATGAGCGACAAGTTGCCCTGCATCTTCCTGGCCCATCCCCAGTACCGCAAGCCCGCTTTCGGCCTGCAGTTCACGGTGGACCAGTACATGCACGTCAAGTCTGAGCTGGAGAAGATTGCCGGCAAGGAGATCACCGATGACGACCTGCGGGCCGCTATCAAGGTGATGAACCGCAGCCGCGCCGCCCGCCGGGCTTTCGTCAAGCTGGCTAGCGAGCACTGTGATGTCATCTCCGCCGTCAGCCGCTCCGCCGTGCTGCGCTCCGCTTGGTTCATGGAGCCCGCCGTCTACGCCGAGAAGCTGGAGGCCCTGAACGCCGAGCTGGCCCAGCTGCCCGCAGCCAACTGGAAGGGCAGAAAGATCGTCACCTCCGGCATCATCTGCGACAACCCCAAGCTGCTCCAGATCTTTGACGACAACAACATTGCCATTGCCGCCGACGACGTGGCCCAAGAGAGCCGCGCTTTCCGGGTGGACGCCAGCGAGGAGGGCGATCCCATGATGGCCCTGGCCCAGCAGTTCGCTGATCAGGACTATGATGTCCTGCTCTACGATGAGCACTCCAGCCAGAACCGCCGGGGCGAGTTCGTGGCCCAGCTGGCCAAGGACAGCGGTGCCCAGGGCGTGGTCCTGTTCATGCAGCAGTTCTGCGACCCCGAAGAGATGGAGTACCCCTATCTGAAGAAGGCGCTGGACGAGGCCGGCGTGCCCCACATCAAGCTGGGTGTGGACCAGCAGATGCGGGACTTCGGGCAGGCCAGCACCGCCATCCAGGCATTTGCCGACGTGCTGTAA
- a CDS encoding activator of (R)-2-hydroxyglutaryl-CoA codes for MDKIYTLGIDIGSTASKCVILADGKELVSKSLIPVGAGTSGPQRAISDVLENAGLKREDMGYVLATGYGRNSMLEIADQQMSELSCHARGASFLFPEVHTVIDIGGQDVKVLQIENGVMTNFVMNDKCAAGTGRFLDVMARVLEVKVEDLGTLGAQSTKNVSISSTCTVFAESEVISQLSLDTDKRDIINGIHHSVASRVAGLAHRVGVRDQVVMTGGVAQNTGVVKALEEELGHIIYTSPLTQYNGALGAALFAYQRYQKEQKG; via the coding sequence ATGGATAAAATTTACACGCTGGGCATCGATATCGGCTCCACCGCCTCTAAGTGCGTTATCCTGGCGGATGGCAAGGAGCTGGTCAGCAAGTCCCTCATCCCCGTGGGAGCGGGGACCAGCGGCCCCCAGCGGGCCATCAGCGACGTACTGGAGAACGCCGGGCTGAAGCGGGAGGACATGGGCTATGTCCTGGCCACAGGTTACGGCCGCAACTCCATGCTGGAGATCGCAGACCAGCAGATGAGCGAGCTGAGCTGCCACGCCAGAGGAGCCAGCTTCCTTTTTCCTGAAGTCCACACCGTCATCGACATCGGGGGCCAGGATGTGAAGGTGCTCCAGATCGAGAACGGGGTCATGACCAACTTTGTCATGAACGACAAGTGTGCTGCCGGCACTGGCCGGTTCCTGGACGTGATGGCCCGGGTGCTGGAGGTGAAGGTGGAGGACCTGGGGACGCTGGGGGCGCAGTCCACCAAGAACGTGTCCATCAGCTCTACCTGCACTGTCTTTGCCGAGAGCGAGGTCATCAGCCAGCTGTCTCTGGACACTGACAAACGGGATATCATCAACGGCATCCACCACTCCGTGGCCAGCCGGGTGGCAGGCCTTGCCCACCGGGTAGGCGTCCGGGATCAGGTGGTCATGACCGGCGGCGTGGCACAGAACACCGGCGTGGTCAAGGCGCTGGAGGAGGAACTGGGCCACATCATCTATACCTCGCCCCTGACACAGTACAACGGGGCTCTGGGGGCGGCGCTGTTCGCCTATCAGAGGTATCAGAAGGAACAAAAGGGATGA
- a CDS encoding oxaloacetate decarboxylase gamma chain, translated as MPSVDKAIINPFEPLGVGEALLVAVSGLLIVFVMLAMLMAVILVISKIVAAIEGKGKAPAAPAPKSAAPAAKPAAAPAAPAVDEGELVAVMMAAVAEESGMSPNSFQITNISAAPAAAAPAPVAAPAAAPAPAPAAAPAPVAAPAAVAAGETAVNSPMPGNIFKVECSVGQAVKAGDVLVVLEAMKMEIEVSAPVDGTVKAVSAVVGTAVNTDDLLVTIG; from the coding sequence ATGCCTAGTGTTGATAAAGCAATTATTAACCCGTTTGAACCTCTGGGTGTCGGTGAGGCCCTGCTGGTAGCCGTGTCCGGTCTGCTGATCGTCTTTGTGATGCTTGCCATGCTGATGGCGGTCATTTTGGTGATCTCCAAGATCGTGGCCGCTATCGAGGGCAAGGGAAAGGCTCCTGCCGCACCCGCTCCCAAGTCCGCTGCCCCTGCCGCCAAACCGGCAGCAGCCCCCGCCGCCCCTGCGGTGGATGAGGGGGAGCTGGTTGCGGTGATGATGGCCGCTGTGGCTGAGGAGTCCGGGATGTCCCCCAACTCCTTCCAAATCACCAACATCAGTGCGGCTCCTGCCGCCGCTGCCCCTGCCCCTGTTGCTGCTCCTGCTGCGGCCCCCGCACCTGCTCCTGCTGCCGCCCCCGCGCCTGTTGCGGCTCCTGCCGCTGTGGCCGCCGGAGAGACGGCCGTCAACAGCCCCATGCCCGGAAACATCTTCAAGGTGGAGTGCTCTGTGGGCCAGGCTGTAAAGGCCGGCGATGTGCTGGTGGTGCTGGAGGCCATGAAGATGGAAATCGAGGTCTCCGCTCCCGTGGACGGAACTGTGAAGGCCGTCTCTGCCGTTGTGGGTACTGCTGTGAACACCGATGACCTGCTGGTCACCATCGGTTGA
- a CDS encoding potassium-transporting ATPase C chain, with product MSTSKGSAAGSIRQAVVTTLVLLLICGFLFPVLMTGLGSLIFPSQAGGNLIYVDGQPVGSRFVGQEFTDPRFMRGRPSQYHYNTYYVGEDGVSYYNDGSEYAGLSSGSANYANSNPALAERVEGDINNFLSGHPSLTVGDIPGDLLTASGSGLDPHISPASAAVQIPALAENTGLSEERLEEIVEANTTHKVLGIFGEEAVNVLGVNLAIAQELGLIGEVSK from the coding sequence ATGAGTACAAGCAAAGGCTCTGCGGCGGGCAGCATCCGCCAGGCAGTAGTGACCACTCTGGTCCTGCTGCTGATCTGCGGATTCCTCTTTCCCGTCCTGATGACCGGCCTGGGCAGCCTTATCTTCCCCTCACAGGCAGGAGGCAACTTGATCTATGTGGACGGTCAGCCGGTAGGCTCCCGCTTTGTGGGTCAGGAGTTCACCGATCCCCGGTTTATGAGGGGACGTCCCTCCCAGTACCACTACAATACCTACTATGTGGGTGAGGATGGCGTGAGCTACTACAATGACGGCAGCGAGTACGCCGGCCTGAGCTCTGGCTCCGCTAACTATGCCAACAGCAATCCCGCCCTGGCGGAGCGCGTGGAGGGCGACATCAACAATTTCCTGTCCGGCCACCCCAGCCTGACCGTAGGGGACATCCCCGGCGATCTGCTGACCGCCTCCGGCTCCGGCCTGGACCCCCACATCAGCCCCGCCTCTGCGGCGGTCCAGATCCCCGCGCTCGCTGAGAATACCGGTCTGAGCGAGGAGCGCCTGGAAGAGATCGTGGAAGCCAACACCACCCACAAGGTGCTGGGCATCTTCGGCGAGGAGGCTGTCAATGTTCTAGGCGTCAACCTGGCCATCGCCCAGGAGCTGGGCCTCATCGGCGAGGTCAGCAAATAA
- a CDS encoding Ktr system potassium uptake protein KtrB — protein sequence MLRGDSVPSFKHDRVTPAQIIILGFLLLIFTGAVLLMLPFSTQEPGGASFGDALFTATSATCVTGLVLHDTALYWSPFGQLVILLLIQVGGMGVVTIAVAIFMFAGKRIGLKQRWVMQESISAPQVGGIVRMTGFILKTAFLIEGIGALLLALRFCPQFGLGRGLWYAVFHSVSAFCNAGFDLMGVNSPFSSLTDYVGDPLVSNVIAFLIIIGGVGFLTWNDIREHKLHFRRYRLQSKLILTTTLALILTGLLFFLLYEFEQGQWVDMSLWERINAAFFQSVTPRTAGFNTVDLTGLSQPAQLLIILLMLVGGSPGSTAGGFKTTTLAVMLLGIRAVFRHKERPQCFGRRIADESIRNASAIFLLYLLLFLTGGILICCIDGVPLMAALFEAASAIGTVGLSLGITPELSGASRLILIFLMYFGRVGGLTMIYAVTAKGAPELSQFPQERVTIG from the coding sequence ATGCTGCGGGGGGATTCTGTGCCGTCTTTCAAACATGACCGTGTCACACCGGCACAAATCATTATTTTAGGATTCCTGTTGCTGATCTTTACTGGGGCAGTGCTGCTGATGCTGCCCTTTTCCACCCAGGAGCCCGGAGGGGCCTCATTTGGGGATGCGCTGTTCACCGCCACTTCCGCCACCTGTGTGACCGGACTGGTACTCCACGATACGGCGCTTTACTGGTCACCCTTTGGGCAGCTGGTCATTCTTCTGTTGATCCAGGTGGGCGGAATGGGAGTGGTCACCATCGCGGTGGCGATTTTCATGTTTGCGGGCAAACGGATCGGGTTGAAGCAGCGGTGGGTGATGCAGGAGTCCATTTCCGCCCCTCAGGTGGGCGGCATCGTGCGGATGACGGGGTTTATCCTAAAAACCGCCTTTTTGATTGAAGGGATTGGGGCCCTGCTTCTGGCCCTGCGGTTCTGCCCGCAATTTGGTCTTGGAAGAGGACTTTGGTACGCGGTGTTTCACTCAGTGTCCGCGTTCTGCAATGCGGGCTTTGATCTTATGGGAGTAAACTCCCCGTTTTCTTCCCTCACAGACTACGTAGGCGATCCTTTGGTGAGCAATGTGATCGCTTTTCTGATCATAATTGGCGGCGTCGGCTTCCTCACCTGGAATGACATCAGGGAGCACAAGCTCCACTTTCGACGCTACCGGCTGCAGAGCAAGCTGATCCTGACCACCACGCTGGCCCTGATCCTGACAGGGCTCCTGTTCTTTCTGCTGTATGAGTTCGAACAGGGGCAGTGGGTGGACATGTCCCTGTGGGAGCGGATCAACGCCGCGTTTTTTCAGTCCGTGACACCGCGCACCGCAGGCTTCAACACAGTGGATCTGACTGGCCTGAGCCAGCCCGCCCAGCTGCTGATCATCCTGCTGATGCTGGTGGGCGGTTCACCGGGTTCCACAGCAGGCGGCTTCAAAACCACTACGCTGGCGGTGATGCTGCTGGGGATCCGGGCAGTTTTCCGCCATAAGGAGCGGCCCCAGTGCTTTGGAAGGCGCATCGCAGATGAGTCGATCCGAAACGCCTCTGCCATCTTCCTGCTTTATCTGCTCCTGTTCCTGACAGGGGGCATCCTGATCTGCTGCATAGATGGCGTACCCCTGATGGCGGCGCTGTTTGAGGCGGCGTCCGCCATTGGTACCGTTGGCCTGTCGCTTGGGATCACGCCGGAGCTCTCCGGGGCGTCCAGGCTGATCCTGATTTTTTTGATGTATTTCGGGCGTGTGGGCGGCCTGACCATGATCTATGCGGTCACGGCCAAAGGCGCACCGGAGCTGTCCCAATTCCCCCAGGAGCGGGTCACCATAGGATGA
- a CDS encoding ABC transporter substrate-binding protein, whose product MKNLKKITCALTAAALSLSLAACGSSGSGSGSVSSAPSSTGSGDKTIVVGTSNFTEVNILGELYTELIEANTDYTVDQRFGLAGAAVCFDALEQGSIDMFVEYTGTALMNLLAQPMNTDKDVVWQTVSDMMMKDHNIYTSAPLGFNNTYVMSVKPETAEAYGLTTLSDLIEKSPELRLGCTVEFIQREDCLPLLESQYNAEFKDVTGLDASLRYTAIENDEVDVVDAFATDALLSKLGLTTLEDDLGFFPPYYAVNFVNADLIQSDPALAEVLSKLDGAIDEATMAAMNAQVDVDGMSAKEVAHQFLVDNGLIPA is encoded by the coding sequence ATGAAAAACCTGAAAAAAATCACCTGCGCTCTCACAGCGGCTGCGCTGTCCCTCTCCCTTGCCGCCTGCGGCTCTTCCGGCAGCGGAAGCGGGTCTGTTTCTTCTGCCCCCTCCAGTACCGGAAGCGGCGACAAGACCATCGTGGTAGGCACCTCCAACTTTACTGAGGTCAATATTCTGGGTGAGCTCTATACCGAGCTGATCGAGGCCAACACCGATTACACGGTGGATCAGCGCTTCGGTCTGGCCGGGGCCGCCGTCTGCTTTGACGCCTTGGAACAGGGAAGCATCGATATGTTCGTGGAGTACACCGGGACCGCCCTGATGAATCTGCTGGCCCAGCCCATGAATACCGATAAAGACGTAGTTTGGCAGACTGTCAGCGATATGATGATGAAAGACCACAACATCTATACCTCCGCTCCTCTGGGCTTCAATAACACCTATGTGATGAGCGTCAAGCCCGAGACCGCCGAGGCCTATGGCCTGACCACTCTGTCTGATCTGATCGAGAAGTCCCCTGAGCTTCGGCTGGGATGCACCGTAGAGTTTATCCAGCGCGAGGACTGTCTGCCTCTTCTGGAAAGCCAGTACAACGCCGAGTTCAAGGATGTCACCGGACTGGATGCCAGCCTGCGCTACACTGCCATTGAAAACGACGAGGTGGACGTGGTGGACGCCTTTGCCACAGATGCTCTGCTCTCCAAGCTGGGGCTGACCACTCTGGAGGACGACCTGGGCTTCTTCCCCCCCTACTACGCTGTAAACTTCGTAAATGCCGATCTGATCCAGTCTGATCCCGCTCTGGCCGAGGTCCTCTCCAAGCTGGACGGTGCCATTGACGAGGCTACCATGGCTGCCATGAACGCTCAGGTAGATGTGGACGGCATGAGCGCCAAGGAGGTCGCCCATCAGTTCCTGGTGGACAACGGCCTGATTCCCGCCTGA
- a CDS encoding benzoyl-CoA reductase, which produces MAKTVSPGVQALRKVVEDVYADARKAKAEGKLVGWSSSKFPCELAEAFDLNVMYPENQAAGIAANRDGEIMCKAAEDLGFDNDICGYARISLAYAAGKRASRKVDLETGEYVINPNSGKPLKDENGNVVIDPETGKPKKDPKTMQPYTVLDDIYEIEALPEGREKELRKAAIKPYRQMQMPQPDFMLCCNNICNCMTKWYENIARMRNIPLIMIDIPYNNTVDVHDTNVAYVRAQFDSAIKQLEELTGKKFDEKKFEQACANANRTAQAWLRVCDYLQYKPSPYSGFDLFNHMADVVTARGKVAAAEAFELLEKDLEEAVKNGTSTTPFPEKYRVMFEGIPCWPKLPNLFKPLKEHGVNVTAVVYAPAFGFVYNNMDEMVRAYYKAPNSVCIEQGVDWREGICRDNKVDGVLVHYNRSCKPWSGYMAEMQRRFTKDLGVPCAGFDGDQADPRNFNEAQYETRVQGLVEAMEANQAKKEAEAK; this is translated from the coding sequence ATGGCTAAAACTGTAAGCCCCGGCGTTCAGGCGCTGCGCAAGGTCGTCGAGGATGTGTACGCCGACGCCCGCAAGGCCAAGGCCGAGGGCAAGCTGGTGGGCTGGTCCAGCTCCAAGTTCCCCTGTGAGCTGGCCGAGGCCTTTGATCTGAACGTCATGTACCCCGAGAACCAGGCTGCCGGCATTGCCGCCAACCGGGACGGCGAGATCATGTGCAAGGCTGCCGAGGACTTGGGCTTTGACAACGACATCTGCGGCTACGCCCGCATCAGCCTGGCCTACGCCGCCGGCAAGCGTGCTTCCCGCAAGGTGGACCTGGAGACCGGTGAGTATGTCATCAACCCCAACAGCGGCAAACCCCTGAAGGACGAGAACGGCAACGTGGTCATTGACCCCGAGACCGGCAAGCCCAAGAAGGACCCCAAGACCATGCAGCCCTACACGGTGCTGGACGACATCTATGAGATCGAGGCCCTGCCTGAGGGCCGGGAGAAGGAGCTGCGGAAGGCGGCTATCAAGCCCTACCGCCAGATGCAGATGCCTCAGCCCGACTTCATGCTCTGCTGCAACAACATCTGCAACTGCATGACCAAGTGGTATGAGAACATCGCCCGCATGCGCAACATCCCCCTGATCATGATCGATATCCCCTACAACAACACTGTTGATGTCCATGACACCAATGTGGCCTATGTCCGCGCCCAGTTCGACTCCGCCATCAAGCAGCTGGAAGAGCTGACCGGCAAGAAGTTCGACGAGAAGAAGTTTGAGCAGGCCTGCGCCAATGCCAACCGCACCGCCCAGGCCTGGCTGCGGGTGTGCGATTACCTGCAGTACAAACCCTCCCCCTACAGCGGCTTCGATCTGTTCAACCACATGGCCGACGTAGTCACTGCCCGCGGCAAGGTGGCCGCCGCCGAGGCCTTTGAGCTGCTGGAGAAGGACCTGGAGGAGGCCGTCAAGAACGGCACCTCCACCACCCCCTTCCCTGAGAAGTACCGTGTCATGTTCGAGGGCATTCCCTGCTGGCCCAAGCTGCCCAATCTGTTCAAGCCTCTGAAGGAGCATGGCGTCAACGTCACCGCCGTGGTGTATGCCCCCGCTTTCGGCTTTGTGTACAATAATATGGACGAGATGGTCCGCGCCTACTACAAGGCCCCCAACTCCGTGTGTATCGAGCAGGGCGTGGATTGGCGCGAAGGCATCTGCCGGGACAACAAGGTGGACGGCGTGCTGGTCCACTACAACCGCTCCTGCAAGCCCTGGTCCGGCTACATGGCCGAGATGCAGCGCCGCTTTACCAAGGATCTGGGTGTCCCCTGTGCCGGTTTTGACGGAGACCAGGCTGACCCCCGGAACTTCAACGAGGCCCAGTATGAGACCCGTGTCCAGGGCCTGGTGGAGGCCATGGAGGCCAATCAAGCGAAGAAGGAGGCCGAGGCGAAATGA